The region ACGCCACGATCATCAACGCGGCCCTGCGGGAGCTGGCCGCCGGCATCGTGGACGGCCTGGCCAAGTCGGTCACCGGCGCGGGCATCACCGCCCCGCTGTACCTCAGCCAGAACGACGGCACGCTCATGGACGTCGACTTCGCCCGCCGCTACCCCGTGGCCACCTTCGCCTCCGGGCCGACCAACTCGATGCGCGGTGCGGCGGTCCTGTCCGGTTTGGACACCTGCGCGGTGGTCGACGTCGGCGGCACCACCAGCGACGTGGGCGTGCTGAACCAGGGCTTCCCCCGGGAGGCGACGACCGCGGTCAGCGTCGCGGGTATCCGCACGAACTTCCGGATGCCCGACGTGCTCTCGATCGGCATCGGCGGCGGCAGCCTCGTGCTGGGCGAGCCGGCCGGGGTGGCGGTCGGGCCGGAGTCGGTGGGCTACCAGCTGACGTCGAGGGCGTTGGTGTTCGGCGGCGACACGCTGACCGCGACCGACATCGCGGTCGCCGCCGGGCGCGCCGAGATCGGCGACGCGGACCGGGTCGGCCACCTCGAACCCGCGCTGGTCCGCGCCGCGATGGAGCGCATCGCCGCGGACGCCACCGACGCCGTCGAGCGGATGCGCACCTCGGCCGAGCCGTTGCCGGTCGTCGCCGTCGGCGGCGGTTCCATGCTGCTGCCCGACGAGATGTTCGAGCCCGGGGACGTGCGGCGCCCGGAGCACTACGCGGTGGCCAACGCGATCGGGGCGGCGATCGCGCAGATCGGCGGCGAGGTCGACCGCGTCTACGCGATCGAGCCGGGACAGCGGGACACCGTGGTCGACGAGGCCAAGCAGGAGGCGCTGGACCGCGCGGTGGCCGCCGGGGCGTCCCCGTCGACCGTGGAGATCGTCGACTTCGACGAGGTGCCGATCCCCTACCTGCCGGGCAACGCGACCCGGATCCGCGCCAAAGCCGTCGGCGACCTGCAACTGGGCCGCTGATGCGCGAGATCACTCCGGACGACCTCGGCGACATCGCGCTGGGCGCGGCGATCCTGGGCACCGGCGGGGGCGGCGACCCCGCTGCTGCGGTTCCAGAACGAGCACCTCGTCGCCGAACGGGACGGCACCGTGCTCGCGTCCGTACCCGACCTGATCTGCGTCCTGGACTACGACGCCGGCGAAGCGGTGACCACCGAGTCCCTGCGCTACGGCCAGCGGGTCGCGGTCATCGCCGCACCCGCCGACCCGCGCTGGCACAGCCCGGCCGGACTGGAGGTCGCGGGGCCGCGCTACTTCGGCTACGACATCGATCCGGTGCGGGTGACCCAGTGAGGATGGCGCAGTGAGCTGGTTGCTGACCGAGGAACATCTGGAGGACCTCGCCCGCGGCGCCGCGGTGCTGGGCACCGGAGGCGGTGGCGACCCGTACGTCGGGCGGCTGCTGGTGCGGCAGGCGATCCGCGAGTGCGGGCCGGTCACCGTCCTCGACCCGGCCGAGGTCGACGACGAGGCACTGGTCATCCCGACCGCGCAGATGGGCGCGCCGACCGTGGTGTTCGAGAAGATCCCGAGCGGCGACGAGGCGCTGACGGCTCTGCGCGCGCTGGAACGGCACCTCGGGACGCGGGCGGCGGCGACCATGCCGATCGAGTGCGGGGGCATCAACTCGATGATCCCGCTGGTCGTGGCCGCGCGCAGCGGCCTGCCGGTGGTCGACGCCGACGGGATGGGCCGGGCGTTCCCGGAACTGCAGATGGAGACCTTCGGCGTCTACGGGGTGACCGGTTCGCCGATGGCGGTCGCCGGAGAGCGCGGCGAGACGTCGGTCATCGACACCGGTGCGGACAACAAGCGCATGGAATGGCTGGCGCGCGGCATCACCATCCGGCTCGGCGGTGTCGCGCACATCGCCGAGTACTCGATGCGCGGCGCGGAGGTCAAGCGCACCGCCGTCCCGCGCACCCTCACGCTCGCGCACACCGTCGGCAGGGCGCTGCGCGAGGCGCGGGAACGCCAGGACGATCCGATCGCCCACCTCGGTGAGGTGCTGGCCGGGAGTCTGTACCAGCACCTGCGGGTGCTGTTCCGCGGCAAGATCTCCGACGTCGAACGGCGCACCGAAGCCGGGTTCGCCCGCGGCCGCGCCACGGCGAAGTCCTTCGACGGGCGGCACGAGCTGGATCTGGTGTTCCAGAACGAGCACCTGGTGGCACTCGTGGACGGCGAGGTGCGGTGCCTCGTGCCGGATCTGGTGTGCGTGCTGGAGTCCGAACAGGCCGAGCCGATCACCACCGAGTCCCTGCGCTACGGCCAGCGCGTCACGGTGGTCGGCATCTCCACCCCGGAGCTGATGCGCACCCCGCAGGCCCTGGCGGTCTTCGGGCCCGCGGCCTTCGGCCTCCGGCACGAATTCCGGCCAGTGGAGGCCCTGACCACCGCGGAGTCGTGAAACGGCCTCGAATTGGCAACCCCGCGGCGCCGGCCGCGACGGATGCGGCAGGCTGTCCGGCATGCGCATCGGGTTACCGGACGTGACCGCATTGGAACGCGGCGTGTCACTACTGGGCTCCGGCGGCGGTGGTGACACGGTCACCGCCGCCGCGCTGCTGCGGGAACAGCTCACCACCCAGCCCGGCGCGGTGCTCACCCCGGTCTCCGACCTGCCCGCCGACGCACTGGTGGTGCCGGTCGGAGTGATGGGAGCGACCCCGGTGTTCTCCGAGAAACTGCCCGTCGGCAACGAGATCCGCGCCGCCGTCCGCGCGATCGAGCACTGGACCAGGGCCTCCATCGACGCGCTCGTCTCCATCGAGGTCGGTGGCCTGAACGGGATCATGCCGCTGGTCGCGGCGCTCGACCTCGAACTTCCCCTCGTCGACGCGGACCTGTGCGGCCGGGCCCTGCCGCGCCTGGACCAGTTCTCGGTGGCCGCCGCGGGCAACGGCCTCGCCCCGGCCGCGCTCGCCTCCAGCGGCCAGACCCTCGTCATCGCCGAGGCGTCCTCGGTCGAAGTCGAACGAACCGCCCGCTCCGTGCTCTCCTCCGCCGGCGGCTGGGCGGCGCTGGCGCTGGCGCCCATCCCGGCGCGGGAGCTGCCGGAGTGCGCGATCGTCGGCACGGTCGGCGCCGCGCTCGCGCTGGGCGAGCGAGCGCTCGCCATCGGGGAATGCCCGGAAGGCGACGCGCTCGCCGCCGCCACGGGTGGCCGGGTGCTCGGCCTGGGCCGCGTCGTGGAGGTCTCCCGGCGCCCCGGACCCGGCGAACACGGCCGCGCCGGTTTCGGCCGCGGCAGTGCGACCGTCCGGGACCACCGCACCGGATCGTTGCTGAGACTGGAGATGGAGAACGAGTATCTCCTGGCGATGCACGACGGCGACCCGGTGGCGTCCACACCGGACCTCCTGGCCGTGCTGGACCGCCGGACGTGCGTGCCGATCCCGTGCGACACCATCCGCGCCGGCGCCGACGTGGCGGTCCTGCAACTGCCCGCACCCGGCTTCTGGACCGACCCGCGGAGGTTGCCGCTCCTGGCGCCGAGGGCCTTCGGCATCGACTGCGACCCGATCCTGCTGGAGGGGACACGATGAGCAGCGTGCGCGACCTGCTGGCCCTGCCGGAGTGGCGGGAGTCCGTGCGGGTGCTGGCCGGGGCCGACAAGCTCGACTCGGCGGTCCGCGCGGTGCGGCCGATGCGAGCGGAGCGCTCGATCGAGCCCGGCGAGCTCGCGGTCGTCGTGGAGCCGGTCTCCGCGGGCGACTGGCGCATCGACGCCCTGCTGCGCCAGGTCGCCGACGGCAGTGGAGTCGGCGTCCTGCTCCCGGACACCGGAGTGCTGGCCGGCACGCGCCTGCTCGGCGACCGCCTCGGCGTACCGCTGCTGGTCGCCGAGGTGCCGTCGCTCGACCTGCTGATCGCGGCCCGGCTGTTGCTGGCCGCTCCAGGGCTCGATCGCGCGAACCTGCTGATGGCCATCCACGACGCGGTCGGCGACCAGGTCCGCCCCCCGGAGGACGTGGTCGCCGCGCTGCGCGAGGTGTTCGCCGCGCCCGTCGCGCTGCTCGACGACCTCGGCGTCCCGCTCTCGGGGGACCTCATGGCGACCGACGAGGTGCGGGTGGACGAACCGGTGCCGCAGCGGATCGCCTTCGACGGCGGCGTGCTGTTCGCTCACCCGGTGCGGATGCCCGACACCCCGCGGCCGACGTTGTGGCTGGCCACCGAGCTGCGCGGCACGGGCACCGCGCGGGCCGCGGCGATGCCGCCCGCGCTCGCGGTGGCCGCGGGCACGGTGCAGCGGTGGCTGCTGGCGAACCGCGTGCGGCTCGAGCGCGACGCCCGGTCCCGCGCCGCGCTGCTGAGCGACATCCTGCGGCACGACACCGAACCCACCGCCGACCTGCGCCGGCGCGCCGCGGACGCGGGCTGGCGGCTCGGCGGCTGGCACGTCGGCGTCCGCATCGGCACCCAGTCCGGTGTCGACACCGTGGCCCGCGGCCAGGAGGCCCGGCGGGCGCTGCGGGTGGGAGGCAGCGACGCCGTCGTCGTGGAGCACGGTGACGGCTGGACCGCCTGGTTCACCTTCGACCAGGAGCCGACCTCCGAAGAGGTGCGCACGCTGGCCGCCCAGCTCCGCGACGCGCACCGCGACTTGCAGCGCACCATGGACGCGCACATGGGCGTCGGCCGGCCGCATCCCCACGCCGACGGCCTGGCGGACACCATCGCCGAGGCGACCGACGCCGCCCGGATGGCCCTGACCCGCCCGGAGTCGGGCCGGTTCCTGCACGTCGACCAGCTCGGCATGGCGCAGCTGCTGCTGGAGTGGACCCGCACCGACACCTTCGAGCCAGCGGCCCGCGCGCTGATCGGCCCGCTGCGCGACCAGCCGGGCGACCTGGTGCGCACGCTGATGGCGTATCTGGACTCGGAGTCGTCGATCGCCGAGACCGCCGCGGTGCTGGGCGTGCACCGCAACACGATCGCGCCGCGCATCGAGCGGATCGAGCGCCTGCTCTCGGTGGACCTCAAGCACCGCGACGAACGTCTCGCGCTGCACCTGGCGTGCCGCGCCGTGACGCTCGCCGAGGGCGCATGAACCACCAGTCCACAGCGGACACCTCTGGGCCGCTGTGACCGCTGCGGCCGTCACGCCTTCACCCGGACCGCCGGCTCAGCGCTTGAGTTCGGCTTCGATCGCAGCCCGCAGCCCCTCGTAGGCGGGTGGGGGCTGCAACCGCTGGCGTTGACCACAGCGCTGAGCTCCGTGACCTAACAGTTCAATGAGCGTTAGTATGTTGATGTGACTGTGGAACGTGACGACGGCTGCGACCTGCTGTGCCTCGACCTCCCCCACGCCGAGGAGATCAGGACCGGCCTGCCTGGGCTCGCGGTCGTGGAACCGGCGGCGGCAGCGGCGCGCGCCCTGGGCGACCCGACACGCCTGACCGTCGCCGCCGCCCTGCACACCGGCGGTGAGCAGTGCGTCTGCGACGTGTCCTGGGTCGTGGGCCACGCCAAGAACCTGGTGTCGCACCACCTGCGGCAGCTCAAGGCCGCAGGGCTCGTGACCTCCCGCAGGGACGGGAAGCTGGTGATGTACGAGCTGACCGAGCAGGGGCGCGCGCTGACGGCCGCTGTGCTCGGCCTGTCCGCGGATGCGGCTACCGCCGATCCGGGCCGGGAGGGCTGAGCCGATGAGCGCTGAGTGCTGCGGCCCCGCCGAAGCCGGTCCATCGCAGGAACACAGCCGCGGTGAGCAGAGCGCGGAGCGGTTGTGGCAGGTTCGCGAGCTGCGCCTGGCCGCCGTGGCGGCCGTGCTGCTCACCGCGGGGTGGCTGATCGGGCTGGCGGGCGCCGAACTGGCCGGTGTCGGTTTCGAGCTGGCCGCCGCCGTGGCCGGCGCCGCGACGTTCGTTCCGGGCGC is a window of Saccharopolyspora erythraea NRRL 2338 DNA encoding:
- a CDS encoding hydantoinase/oxoprolinase N-terminal domain-containing protein, with amino-acid sequence MRIGIDVGGTNTDAVLLDGAHVLAAVKVSTTEDVTSGIVSAIDGLQHQHAFDPAQVQAVMIGTTHFINALVEARRLAPTAAVRLSLPAGRSLPPMVSWPERLVDAVAGRSYLCHGGHEFDGRHISDLDEDELRKAADDMGRAGTRSVAITSVFSPVNHEFEQRAAEIIAAELPDVAISLSHEIGRIGLLERENATIINAALRELAAGIVDGLAKSVTGAGITAPLYLSQNDGTLMDVDFARRYPVATFASGPTNSMRGAAVLSGLDTCAVVDVGGTTSDVGVLNQGFPREATTAVSVAGIRTNFRMPDVLSIGIGGGSLVLGEPAGVAVGPESVGYQLTSRALVFGGDTLTATDIAVAAGRAEIGDADRVGHLEPALVRAAMERIAADATDAVERMRTSAEPLPVVAVGGGSMLLPDEMFEPGDVRRPEHYAVANAIGAAIAQIGGEVDRVYAIEPGQRDTVVDEAKQEALDRAVAAGASPSTVEIVDFDEVPIPYLPGNATRIRAKAVGDLQLGR
- a CDS encoding DUF917 family protein; this translates as MRFQNEHLVAERDGTVLASVPDLICVLDYDAGEAVTTESLRYGQRVAVIAAPADPRWHSPAGLEVAGPRYFGYDIDPVRVTQ
- a CDS encoding DUF917 domain-containing protein; protein product: MSWLLTEEHLEDLARGAAVLGTGGGGDPYVGRLLVRQAIRECGPVTVLDPAEVDDEALVIPTAQMGAPTVVFEKIPSGDEALTALRALERHLGTRAAATMPIECGGINSMIPLVVAARSGLPVVDADGMGRAFPELQMETFGVYGVTGSPMAVAGERGETSVIDTGADNKRMEWLARGITIRLGGVAHIAEYSMRGAEVKRTAVPRTLTLAHTVGRALREARERQDDPIAHLGEVLAGSLYQHLRVLFRGKISDVERRTEAGFARGRATAKSFDGRHELDLVFQNEHLVALVDGEVRCLVPDLVCVLESEQAEPITTESLRYGQRVTVVGISTPELMRTPQALAVFGPAAFGLRHEFRPVEALTTAES
- a CDS encoding DUF917 domain-containing protein; the encoded protein is MRIGLPDVTALERGVSLLGSGGGGDTVTAAALLREQLTTQPGAVLTPVSDLPADALVVPVGVMGATPVFSEKLPVGNEIRAAVRAIEHWTRASIDALVSIEVGGLNGIMPLVAALDLELPLVDADLCGRALPRLDQFSVAAAGNGLAPAALASSGQTLVIAEASSVEVERTARSVLSSAGGWAALALAPIPARELPECAIVGTVGAALALGERALAIGECPEGDALAAATGGRVLGLGRVVEVSRRPGPGEHGRAGFGRGSATVRDHRTGSLLRLEMENEYLLAMHDGDPVASTPDLLAVLDRRTCVPIPCDTIRAGADVAVLQLPAPGFWTDPRRLPLLAPRAFGIDCDPILLEGTR
- a CDS encoding PucR family transcriptional regulator, with protein sequence MSSVRDLLALPEWRESVRVLAGADKLDSAVRAVRPMRAERSIEPGELAVVVEPVSAGDWRIDALLRQVADGSGVGVLLPDTGVLAGTRLLGDRLGVPLLVAEVPSLDLLIAARLLLAAPGLDRANLLMAIHDAVGDQVRPPEDVVAALREVFAAPVALLDDLGVPLSGDLMATDEVRVDEPVPQRIAFDGGVLFAHPVRMPDTPRPTLWLATELRGTGTARAAAMPPALAVAAGTVQRWLLANRVRLERDARSRAALLSDILRHDTEPTADLRRRAADAGWRLGGWHVGVRIGTQSGVDTVARGQEARRALRVGGSDAVVVEHGDGWTAWFTFDQEPTSEEVRTLAAQLRDAHRDLQRTMDAHMGVGRPHPHADGLADTIAEATDAARMALTRPESGRFLHVDQLGMAQLLLEWTRTDTFEPAARALIGPLRDQPGDLVRTLMAYLDSESSIAETAAVLGVHRNTIAPRIERIERLLSVDLKHRDERLALHLACRAVTLAEGA
- a CDS encoding ArsR/SmtB family transcription factor, with translation MTVERDDGCDLLCLDLPHAEEIRTGLPGLAVVEPAAAAARALGDPTRLTVAAALHTGGEQCVCDVSWVVGHAKNLVSHHLRQLKAAGLVTSRRDGKLVMYELTEQGRALTAAVLGLSADAATADPGREG